One window of the Nocardia huaxiensis genome contains the following:
- a CDS encoding GlxA family transcriptional regulator, translating to MRTVLIVVFDGFQLLDMAGPADVFSSATTLGAEPGYRVEIAAAPSGPVRSASGTTVLAPHDLTSWTEPVDTLLVAGGLDIRAATADEPLVAAIARMSVRAERVGSVCSGSFLLAHAGVLDGRRATTHWAGGQRLAERYPQVITEPDRIYVQDGRVWTSAGVTAGIDLALAMVAADHGQGLAREIARWLVVYLHRPGGQSQFSAPIGAHAPQRHGLHELQAWVEENLSADLSLAALAARAGMSTRHFSRVFTHELGTTPARYVERVRVDAARRLLETTDQPLDRVAAAVGIGAPETLYRIFHRHLGIPPGEYRARFTGI from the coding sequence ATGCGGACAGTGCTGATCGTGGTGTTCGACGGGTTCCAGCTGCTGGACATGGCCGGGCCCGCCGATGTGTTCAGCTCCGCGACCACGCTGGGCGCGGAGCCCGGGTATCGGGTGGAGATCGCGGCGGCGCCGTCCGGGCCGGTGCGGTCGGCGTCGGGGACGACGGTGCTCGCGCCGCACGACCTCACCTCATGGACGGAACCGGTGGACACGCTGCTGGTGGCCGGTGGGCTCGATATCCGGGCGGCCACCGCGGACGAGCCGCTGGTGGCGGCGATCGCGCGCATGAGCGTGCGGGCCGAGCGGGTGGGGTCGGTGTGTTCCGGTTCGTTTCTGCTCGCGCACGCCGGAGTCCTGGACGGACGGCGGGCCACCACGCATTGGGCGGGCGGTCAGCGGCTGGCCGAACGGTATCCGCAGGTGATCACCGAACCGGACCGTATCTATGTGCAGGACGGGCGCGTGTGGACCTCGGCGGGGGTGACCGCGGGCATCGATCTGGCGCTGGCCATGGTGGCCGCCGATCACGGTCAGGGGCTGGCGCGGGAGATCGCGCGGTGGCTGGTCGTCTATCTGCACCGGCCGGGCGGGCAGAGCCAGTTCAGCGCTCCGATCGGCGCGCATGCGCCACAACGGCACGGGCTGCACGAGTTGCAGGCGTGGGTGGAGGAGAACCTGTCCGCCGATCTGTCTCTGGCGGCGCTGGCGGCCCGGGCGGGCATGAGTACCCGGCATTTCTCCCGGGTGTTCACCCACGAGCTCGGCACCACGCCGGCCCGCTACGTCGAGCGGGTGCGCGTCGACGCCGCGCGCCGGCTGCTGGAGACCACCGATCAGCCGCTGGATCGCGTCGCCGCCGCCGTGGGCATTGGCGCTCCGGAAACCCTCTATCGAATCTTCCACCGCCACTTGGGCATACCGCCGGGCGAATACCGCGCCCGGTTCACCGGTATCTGA
- a CDS encoding DJ-1/PfpI family protein, whose amino-acid sequence MAFQIAIVLYPGMTVLDAIGPYESLRMLPDSELRFVSNEVGPIVSDSGVLALGATHTFAETPSPDLVLVPGSEGATTEAMANRELIDWLRAVHETTQWTTSVCSGALVLAAADILRGHPATTHWLAQPMLATFGATSRPHDRIVRSGKIVTAAGVSAGIDLGLWLFGEIAGAEEAQIIQLALEYDPHPPFDCGHPDKAPAAILNRARLLMAKRAANPRVPLEIASTYWNLTLNRIRARAGR is encoded by the coding sequence ATGGCCTTCCAGATCGCTATCGTTCTCTATCCCGGCATGACCGTGCTGGACGCGATCGGCCCCTATGAGTCGCTGCGCATGCTGCCGGACAGCGAATTGCGTTTCGTCTCCAATGAAGTCGGGCCGATCGTGTCCGACAGCGGTGTGCTGGCGCTGGGTGCCACGCACACCTTCGCCGAGACGCCGAGCCCGGATCTGGTGCTCGTTCCCGGTTCGGAGGGCGCGACCACCGAGGCCATGGCCAATCGGGAGCTCATCGACTGGCTGCGGGCCGTGCACGAGACGACGCAGTGGACCACCTCGGTGTGCAGCGGTGCGCTGGTGCTGGCGGCCGCCGACATTCTGCGCGGCCATCCGGCCACCACGCACTGGCTGGCTCAGCCCATGCTCGCCACCTTCGGCGCGACATCGCGGCCGCACGATCGGATCGTACGGTCCGGCAAGATCGTCACGGCCGCGGGCGTCTCCGCCGGAATCGACCTGGGCCTGTGGCTGTTCGGCGAGATCGCCGGCGCCGAGGAAGCGCAGATCATCCAGCTGGCCCTCGAATACGACCCGCATCCGCCGTTCGACTGCGGCCATCCCGACAAGGCTCCGGCCGCCATTCTCAATCGCGCCCGGCTGCTGATGGCCAAGCGGGCCGCCAATCCCCGTGTCCCCCTGGAGATCGCCAGTACCTACTGGAATCTGACCCTCAATCGCATTCGCGCCCGCGCCGGGCGCTGA
- a CDS encoding DUF2252 domain-containing protein translates to MATPEAQAAANDPTAIETGRAARKRIARSALGAWNPPEDRADPLAILEQQAATRVADLVRIRYARMAAGQFPFYRGAPAIMAADLASGPHTGLTVQLCGDAHLSNFGLFASPERALVFDLNDFDETLPGPFEWDVKRLAASLAVAARANGCDDTAAGAAATAAAGAYREAMNRFSLLGETDVWYQMTDAQTVADLLSPKDRKLIDKVTSKAKSRTSLQALDKLTEPGPDGTPIIRHDPPLLMPIPKTLLAEIDSVLSDYRKSLPEERRVLLDRYELRDVAMKVVGVGSVGTRCFVALLTGRSTGDPLFLQVKQAEDSVLAQHLSASIFRHQGHRVVHGQRLTQAAGDIFLGWATGPDGNFYYWRQLRDMKGSVTIEDMSAEQLRQYAILCGHTLARGHARSGDRVAISAYLGGSDGFDRAMGEFALAYADQTARDYETLLAGIDSGRITAATEE, encoded by the coding sequence ATGGCGACTCCGGAAGCGCAGGCGGCGGCGAACGATCCCACGGCCATCGAGACCGGGCGCGCGGCGCGCAAACGGATCGCCCGATCCGCGCTCGGCGCGTGGAACCCGCCCGAGGACCGCGCCGACCCGCTCGCCATCCTCGAACAGCAGGCCGCCACCCGCGTCGCCGATCTGGTGCGAATCCGCTACGCGCGCATGGCCGCCGGACAGTTCCCGTTCTATCGCGGCGCGCCCGCCATCATGGCCGCCGACCTCGCCTCCGGCCCGCACACCGGGCTCACCGTGCAACTCTGCGGCGATGCGCACCTGTCGAACTTCGGGCTGTTCGCCTCGCCGGAACGCGCACTCGTATTCGACCTCAACGACTTCGACGAAACCCTGCCCGGCCCCTTCGAATGGGATGTGAAGCGGCTGGCCGCCAGCCTCGCGGTGGCGGCCCGCGCCAATGGCTGCGACGACACCGCCGCGGGCGCGGCGGCCACGGCCGCTGCGGGCGCGTATCGAGAGGCCATGAATCGATTCTCCCTGCTCGGCGAGACCGATGTCTGGTATCAGATGACCGACGCCCAGACCGTGGCCGACCTGCTCAGCCCGAAGGATCGCAAACTCATCGACAAGGTGACCTCGAAGGCGAAGTCCCGCACCAGTTTGCAGGCGCTCGACAAACTCACCGAGCCCGGACCCGACGGCACGCCCATCATTCGCCACGATCCGCCGCTGCTCATGCCCATTCCGAAAACCCTGCTGGCGGAGATCGATTCGGTGCTGTCCGACTATCGCAAGAGCCTGCCCGAGGAACGCCGGGTGCTGCTCGACCGCTATGAACTCCGGGATGTCGCAATGAAAGTCGTCGGCGTCGGCAGTGTCGGCACCCGCTGCTTCGTCGCGCTGCTCACCGGCCGCAGCACCGGCGACCCGCTGTTCCTCCAGGTGAAGCAGGCCGAGGACTCGGTGCTCGCACAACACCTGAGCGCCAGCATCTTCCGGCATCAGGGCCACCGGGTCGTGCACGGCCAGCGGCTCACCCAGGCGGCCGGCGACATCTTCCTCGGCTGGGCAACCGGCCCCGACGGCAACTTCTACTACTGGCGGCAGCTGCGCGATATGAAGGGCTCGGTCACCATCGAGGACATGTCCGCCGAACAGCTGCGGCAGTACGCGATCCTGTGCGGCCACACCCTGGCCCGCGGTCACGCCCGCTCCGGTGACCGCGTCGCCATCTCCGCCTATCTGGGCGGCAGCGACGGATTCGACCGCGCCATGGGCGAATTCGCTCTCGCCTACGCCGACCAGACCGCGCGCGACTACGAAACCCTGTTGGCCGGAATCGATTCCGGACGCATCACCGCCGCCACCGAGGAGTGA
- a CDS encoding DMT family transporter — protein sequence MTKRGWVLFLTMGLIWGVPYAMIRVAVADFDPVVVAFGRTALGALVLLPIALYRKAFAPVLRRWGWVLVYTVVEIVGPWLLIGQAETTLNSSTVGLLIAAVPLVAVVLVTRLGHERLDLRRIAGLLVGLAGVGALVGLDIDVSNLGALAAIAVSVVGYAVGPIIINRKLADLPPMGVVTGSLIMAALVYLPFAVWRRPEHYPADATWSVVGLGLLCTALAFVVFFALITEVGPSRATVITYINPAVALLIGVSLLGEPLTAGMAIGFPLVILGSILGTAKAKSATKEPAPV from the coding sequence GTGACCAAACGCGGGTGGGTGCTCTTCCTGACCATGGGCCTGATCTGGGGCGTCCCGTACGCCATGATCCGGGTCGCGGTCGCGGACTTCGATCCGGTGGTGGTGGCCTTCGGGCGCACCGCGCTGGGTGCGCTGGTGCTGCTGCCGATCGCGCTGTACCGCAAGGCTTTCGCGCCCGTCCTGCGGCGATGGGGCTGGGTGCTGGTCTATACGGTGGTGGAGATCGTCGGCCCGTGGCTGCTCATCGGCCAGGCCGAGACCACACTGAACAGCTCCACCGTGGGCCTGCTCATCGCGGCGGTGCCGCTGGTCGCGGTCGTGCTGGTCACGCGGCTCGGGCACGAGCGCCTCGACCTGCGGCGCATTGCCGGTCTGCTGGTCGGCCTGGCGGGCGTGGGCGCACTGGTCGGACTGGACATCGACGTCTCGAATCTCGGTGCGCTGGCGGCCATCGCGGTCAGCGTGGTCGGGTACGCGGTCGGTCCGATCATCATCAACCGGAAGCTGGCGGACCTACCTCCGATGGGCGTGGTCACCGGCTCGCTGATCATGGCGGCGCTGGTCTACCTGCCCTTCGCCGTGTGGCGGCGGCCCGAGCACTACCCCGCGGACGCCACCTGGTCCGTGGTAGGGCTCGGATTGCTGTGCACGGCACTGGCTTTCGTGGTGTTCTTCGCGCTCATCACGGAGGTCGGGCCGTCCCGGGCCACGGTCATCACCTACATCAATCCGGCGGTGGCGCTGTTGATCGGCGTCTCGCTGCTCGGCGAGCCGTTGACCGCGGGCATGGCGATCGGCTTCCCGCTGGTGATCCTCGGCTCGATTCTGGGCACCGCCAAGGCCAAATCGGCGACGAAGGAACCCGCGCCGGTCTGA
- a CDS encoding AI-2E family transporter encodes MATPSTTPEEQDPATDGAEPPGNHMPAWLPRAMVLALVFLGLFELANWATHRLLGIIIMLAVAFFIALAMEPAVDSLASRGMPRGLATAGVFILVLAAIVAFTGALGVLLVETVGSVLDELPGLLDSAVAWVNRTFHQDFTVHQLRDRMFHDSDIVSGYAERAANNAWGLSSTVLGGLARVLTIALFAIYMTAAGPNFRRAVCSLLPPAKQTTVLHAWDLAIDKTGGYIYSRALLAVISAVAHGAFLALLGLPNAIALGVWFGVIASFVPTIGTYIAGTLPILVALTIRPIDAVWILIFVVVYQWIQDYVLQPRITARTVDVNPAVALLSVIVGAALLGAVGALLAIPATATVQAFLSEYITRYEVTDDPRIDRRGRKSTS; translated from the coding sequence GTGGCCACCCCCTCCACCACCCCCGAGGAGCAGGACCCGGCGACCGACGGCGCCGAACCGCCCGGCAACCACATGCCCGCCTGGCTGCCGCGCGCCATGGTGCTCGCACTGGTGTTCCTCGGCCTTTTCGAACTCGCGAACTGGGCCACCCACCGGCTGCTCGGCATCATCATCATGCTCGCGGTGGCGTTCTTCATCGCCCTCGCCATGGAACCCGCCGTGGATTCGCTGGCGAGCCGGGGCATGCCACGCGGGCTCGCCACCGCCGGCGTGTTCATCCTGGTGCTGGCCGCCATCGTCGCCTTCACCGGCGCGCTCGGCGTGCTGCTGGTCGAAACCGTCGGCAGTGTGCTCGACGAACTGCCCGGACTGCTCGACTCCGCCGTCGCCTGGGTGAATCGCACGTTCCATCAGGATTTCACCGTGCATCAACTGCGGGACCGGATGTTCCACGACTCCGACATCGTCAGCGGGTACGCCGAACGTGCGGCCAACAATGCCTGGGGGCTGTCGAGCACCGTGCTGGGCGGGCTGGCGCGCGTGCTCACCATCGCGCTGTTCGCCATCTACATGACCGCGGCGGGACCGAACTTCCGGCGCGCGGTGTGCTCGCTGCTGCCGCCCGCCAAGCAGACGACGGTGCTGCACGCCTGGGATCTGGCCATCGACAAGACCGGCGGCTACATCTACTCCCGTGCCCTGCTCGCGGTCATCTCGGCCGTCGCGCACGGCGCTTTCCTTGCGCTGCTGGGACTTCCGAACGCCATCGCGCTGGGTGTGTGGTTCGGCGTCATCGCCTCGTTCGTGCCCACCATCGGCACCTATATCGCCGGGACCCTGCCGATCCTGGTCGCGCTCACCATCCGGCCCATCGACGCCGTCTGGATCCTCATCTTCGTGGTGGTCTACCAGTGGATCCAGGACTACGTCCTGCAACCGCGCATCACCGCCCGCACGGTGGATGTGAACCCCGCTGTCGCACTGCTTTCCGTCATCGTCGGCGCGGCGCTGCTGGGTGCGGTGGGGGCGCTGCTGGCCATTCCCGCCACGGCCACCGTGCAGGCGTTCCTGAGCGAGTACATCACGCGCTACGAGGTCACCGACGATCCGCGCATCGACCGGCGCGGCCGCAAGTCCACTTCGTAG
- a CDS encoding phosphate signaling complex PhoU family protein, with protein sequence MRTKFSIELMALTDELAHMARLTHEAAERTSAALAGSDLTAAYEVFALEEQIQVEHAKCEDRSVILLALEAPVARDLRHVVTAMQIADDLLAVSDALSRVADNVVRRYPEPVAPQHVVDLLVEIAGAAITIVETVVGVIAAQSPPRDQVLVTRDERMDRLRAEVLEIAADAEWSHGSAMAIDLAMLVHHYGRCVDHSVRVGRLIRFFHTGIPLYAQVEA encoded by the coding sequence GTGCGGACGAAATTCTCCATCGAGCTCATGGCTCTGACCGATGAGCTGGCGCATATGGCCCGGCTGACCCATGAGGCGGCCGAGCGGACATCGGCGGCGCTGGCCGGAAGCGATCTCACCGCCGCGTACGAGGTGTTCGCGCTCGAGGAGCAGATTCAGGTCGAGCACGCCAAGTGCGAGGACCGGTCGGTCATCCTGCTGGCGCTGGAGGCTCCGGTGGCGCGGGATCTACGGCATGTGGTGACCGCCATGCAGATCGCCGATGACCTGCTGGCGGTGAGCGACGCGCTCAGCCGGGTCGCCGACAATGTGGTCCGGCGTTATCCGGAACCCGTTGCGCCACAGCACGTCGTGGACCTGCTGGTGGAAATCGCCGGGGCCGCAATAACAATCGTCGAGACCGTGGTGGGAGTCATTGCCGCACAGAGCCCGCCGCGCGATCAGGTGCTGGTGACCCGCGACGAGCGCATGGACCGGTTGCGCGCAGAGGTGCTGGAGATCGCCGCCGACGCCGAGTGGTCGCACGGGTCGGCCATGGCCATCGATCTGGCCATGCTGGTGCACCACTACGGCCGGTGCGTGGACCACAGCGTCCGGGTCGGGCGGCTCATCCGGTTCTTCCACACCGGGATTCCGCTGTACGCACAAGTGGAGGCATAA
- a CDS encoding MFS transporter — MPQQVRAREFDPDPNAVPAQSLSHRQILTVLSGLLLGVFLAALDQNIVSVAIVRIANSLHGFDQQAWATTAYLITATISTPLYGKLADIYGRKPCYLIAIGVFILGSIACTFAGTMYQLAGFRAVQGIGAGGLMSLAFTIIGDIVPARERVRYQGYFMMVFGIATVLGPVLGGFFSNADQLLRLEGWRWVFLVNVPIGLAAMLVVARFLNVPFQRRPQRIDWLGAITLTMATVPMLLVAQEGREWGWRSDRALLCYGIAAAGLVLFLLAEFFMKEAALIPLRLFRSGTFSVAILGGFIVGVAMFGAIILVPLYFQVVRGYSPTAAGLFMLPLVLGIMVGAQIAGLITKYTGRYKVLPILGSLIIAAGSVLFALVQYDSPLWQPLVYCGVIGFGLGFCMQTLIIATQNAAPAADMGVSTASATFFRQMGGTLGVAAFLTILFNLLPDRIMRAFGGALPPGFDAAQLNQVQSNTGDIAALPEAVRDPILIGFTDAMSGVFYVAAAVAALAAFVLLFMKELPLHDLPTPVAELPVEEEPEPEGEPVATTSALSIGGGVRREDGHEIPDAVLTLIDQRGHQVSRAIGEEDGSYIIGVPRAGSYVLIVSANGYQPSAVTVTVGRRPHQLDIALMGSGEVSGVIRSAERGVPLADATVTLTDGYGDVVGSAVTTAEGRYACRGVLAGTYTLVAVAEHMRPAAISLTVPESGMLRHDLELAPRAVLAGAAWTEGGLAVPNAQITILDEAGDLIATTRTDDRGHYKVPDLAEGRYTVMARGYPPAFSRVTVADGEVAHDVLLGYERAESVDRV, encoded by the coding sequence ATGCCGCAGCAGGTGAGAGCCCGGGAGTTCGACCCTGATCCGAATGCCGTTCCGGCGCAGTCGTTGTCGCACCGGCAAATCTTGACCGTTTTGTCCGGACTATTGCTGGGCGTATTCCTGGCCGCGCTGGATCAGAACATCGTGAGCGTGGCGATCGTGCGAATCGCCAACAGCCTGCACGGATTCGACCAACAAGCCTGGGCCACCACGGCATACCTCATCACCGCCACCATCAGCACCCCGCTGTACGGCAAGCTCGCCGACATCTACGGCCGAAAACCCTGCTACCTCATCGCCATCGGGGTGTTCATCCTCGGCTCGATCGCCTGCACCTTCGCCGGCACCATGTATCAGCTCGCGGGATTCCGTGCGGTACAGGGCATCGGCGCCGGCGGGCTCATGTCGCTGGCCTTCACCATTATCGGCGATATCGTCCCGGCCCGCGAAAGAGTGCGCTACCAGGGCTATTTCATGATGGTCTTCGGCATCGCCACGGTGCTCGGGCCAGTCCTGGGCGGCTTCTTCTCCAATGCCGACCAGCTGCTGCGGCTGGAGGGCTGGCGCTGGGTGTTCCTGGTGAACGTGCCCATCGGCCTGGCCGCCATGCTGGTGGTGGCCAGGTTCCTGAACGTGCCGTTCCAGCGGCGGCCCCAGCGCATCGACTGGCTGGGCGCGATCACGCTCACCATGGCCACGGTCCCGATGCTGCTGGTCGCGCAGGAGGGCCGGGAGTGGGGCTGGCGGTCGGATCGCGCGCTGCTCTGCTACGGCATCGCGGCGGCCGGGCTGGTGCTGTTCCTGCTGGCCGAGTTCTTCATGAAGGAAGCCGCGCTGATTCCCCTGCGGCTCTTCCGCAGTGGGACGTTCTCGGTGGCCATCCTCGGCGGATTCATCGTGGGCGTGGCCATGTTCGGCGCGATCATTCTGGTGCCGCTGTATTTCCAAGTGGTGCGCGGATATTCGCCGACGGCGGCCGGGCTGTTCATGCTGCCGCTGGTGCTGGGCATCATGGTCGGCGCGCAGATCGCCGGGCTCATCACCAAATACACCGGACGCTACAAGGTCCTGCCGATTCTGGGGTCGCTCATCATTGCCGCCGGATCGGTGCTGTTCGCGCTGGTGCAGTACGACTCGCCGCTGTGGCAGCCGCTGGTGTACTGCGGCGTCATCGGTTTCGGCCTCGGTTTCTGCATGCAGACGCTCATCATCGCCACCCAGAACGCCGCCCCGGCAGCGGATATGGGCGTGTCCACCGCGTCGGCCACCTTCTTCCGGCAGATGGGCGGCACGCTCGGGGTGGCGGCCTTCCTCACCATCCTGTTCAACCTGCTGCCCGATCGGATCATGCGCGCCTTCGGCGGAGCGCTGCCGCCGGGATTCGATGCGGCCCAGCTGAATCAGGTGCAGAGCAATACCGGCGATATCGCGGCATTGCCGGAGGCGGTGCGCGATCCGATCCTGATCGGGTTCACCGACGCCATGAGCGGAGTCTTCTATGTGGCCGCGGCGGTGGCGGCCCTGGCGGCGTTCGTGCTGCTGTTCATGAAAGAGCTTCCGCTGCACGATCTTCCGACGCCCGTCGCGGAGCTGCCGGTCGAGGAGGAACCGGAGCCCGAGGGCGAGCCGGTCGCGACGACCAGCGCACTCTCGATCGGCGGCGGCGTGCGGCGCGAGGACGGCCATGAGATACCCGACGCGGTGCTGACCCTGATAGACCAACGCGGACACCAGGTTTCGCGGGCGATCGGTGAGGAGGACGGTAGCTACATCATCGGTGTCCCGCGCGCCGGATCCTATGTGCTGATCGTCTCCGCGAACGGCTACCAGCCCTCGGCGGTCACCGTCACCGTCGGCCGCCGCCCGCATCAGCTCGATATCGCACTCATGGGTTCGGGTGAGGTCTCCGGGGTGATCCGGTCGGCGGAACGCGGTGTGCCCCTGGCGGATGCGACCGTCACCCTCACCGACGGCTACGGCGATGTGGTGGGCTCGGCCGTCACCACCGCCGAGGGCCGCTACGCCTGCCGGGGCGTGCTCGCCGGGACCTACACCCTGGTGGCGGTCGCCGAGCACATGCGCCCGGCCGCCATCAGCCTCACCGTGCCCGAGAGCGGAATGCTGCGCCACGACCTGGAACTCGCGCCCCGCGCCGTGCTCGCGGGCGCGGCGTGGACCGAGGGCGGCCTGGCGGTGCCGAACGCGCAGATCACCATTCTCGACGAGGCCGGCGACCTGATCGCCACCACCCGCACCGACGATCGCGGCCACTACAAGGTTCCCGACCTCGCGGAAGGTCGCTACACCGTCATGGCCCGCGGCTACCCGCCCGCGTTCAGTCGGGTCACCGTCGCCGATGGTGAAGTCGCGCACGATGTCCTGCTCGGCTACGAACGCGCCGAGTCCGTGGACCGCGTGTGA
- a CDS encoding SGNH/GDSL hydrolase family protein → MRISRVVAAVVGASGILATALLPVAHADPDDAGTGFNEYVALGDSWAADATLSQITTVFTPAQCVQSARNYAKQVAATLNIPVFRDATCGGATTKHMTAPQTGTLGTNAPQFDRLTETTDLVTLEIGGNDAELAATVMTCVTLDPAATPCRDRMVVDGEDRMSRNLAATANRVIATIAGIRERAPQARILLLDYFQGVDLDGGCFPEIPISDGDAIWLGHKLLELHQTLAWVAETTGVDFVNTYDGSAGHDACQPVGTRWVEGLLPFSGNPIGLAVPFHPNQLGADYQARRVLETLGAR, encoded by the coding sequence ATGAGAATCTCGCGCGTGGTGGCCGCGGTGGTGGGTGCATCCGGAATTCTGGCGACGGCTCTGCTGCCCGTCGCTCACGCGGACCCGGACGATGCCGGCACCGGCTTCAACGAGTATGTGGCACTGGGTGATTCATGGGCGGCCGATGCCACGCTGAGTCAGATCACCACCGTCTTCACGCCCGCGCAGTGCGTGCAGAGCGCACGCAACTATGCCAAGCAGGTGGCCGCCACCCTGAACATCCCGGTCTTCCGCGACGCCACCTGCGGCGGCGCCACCACCAAGCACATGACCGCACCGCAGACCGGCACGCTCGGCACCAACGCCCCGCAGTTCGATCGGCTGACCGAGACCACCGATCTGGTGACCCTCGAAATCGGCGGCAATGACGCGGAATTGGCCGCCACGGTCATGACGTGCGTGACCCTCGATCCCGCTGCGACGCCCTGCCGCGACCGCATGGTCGTGGACGGCGAGGACCGCATGTCGCGCAATCTCGCCGCCACCGCCAACCGGGTGATCGCGACCATCGCGGGCATTCGCGAGCGCGCGCCGCAGGCCCGCATTCTGCTGCTGGACTACTTCCAGGGCGTGGATCTGGACGGCGGTTGCTTCCCGGAGATCCCGATCTCCGACGGTGACGCGATCTGGCTGGGCCACAAGCTGCTCGAATTGCACCAGACCCTCGCGTGGGTGGCCGAGACCACCGGCGTCGATTTCGTGAACACCTACGACGGCAGCGCCGGACACGACGCGTGTCAGCCGGTCGGTACGCGCTGGGTTGAGGGGCTGCTGCCCTTCTCCGGCAATCCGATCGGGCTCGCGGTGCCGTTCCATCCCAACCAGCTGGGCGCGGACTATCAGGCCCGGCGGGTGCTGGAAACCCTTGGGGCGCGCTGA
- a CDS encoding DUF6319 family protein, protein MSSRTTKPLPLSETEIRHIAEQIDAGRPPMVWFTAAAVGVPEGRSGKVISLGDPSEGDYLQVKPTGSKDVLSFGPTEVTLTKPARPTAAAGAKQKTATRKDSTVTMSSPVTAPAAPPSVPAPVPAPAPKVEAPQPATDAAPAAESKPGAAKPAAKPKPAASAAARKPKAPEVTVTLSGTADGEWTLDVVNGKKRTIKGLSVPSSAVSQAAKLLHPEVAEVVDGVLEAVRSSQRAKVEQLQAELENARRLLDELAG, encoded by the coding sequence ATGTCGTCCCGTACCACCAAGCCACTGCCCTTGTCGGAGACCGAAATTCGGCACATCGCCGAACAGATCGACGCCGGCCGTCCGCCCATGGTGTGGTTCACGGCCGCGGCTGTCGGCGTGCCGGAAGGCCGTTCCGGAAAGGTGATTTCGCTCGGCGATCCGTCCGAGGGTGATTACCTGCAGGTGAAGCCGACCGGTTCCAAAGATGTGCTGTCGTTCGGCCCCACCGAGGTGACCCTGACCAAGCCGGCCCGCCCCACCGCGGCCGCCGGTGCGAAACAGAAAACGGCAACCAGGAAGGACTCCACAGTGACCATGTCGTCGCCCGTGACGGCCCCGGCGGCCCCGCCGAGCGTGCCCGCCCCCGTGCCTGCCCCGGCCCCGAAAGTCGAGGCGCCGCAGCCCGCTACGGACGCCGCACCCGCCGCGGAGTCCAAGCCGGGCGCGGCCAAGCCCGCCGCCAAGCCCAAGCCCGCCGCCTCCGCGGCCGCCCGCAAGCCCAAGGCTCCGGAGGTCACGGTCACCCTCAGCGGCACCGCCGACGGCGAGTGGACCCTCGATGTGGTGAACGGCAAGAAGCGCACCATCAAGGGCCTGTCGGTGCCGAGTTCGGCTGTGTCGCAGGCGGCCAAGCTGCTGCACCCCGAGGTGGCCGAGGTGGTCGACGGCGTGCTGGAGGCCGTGCGGTCCTCGCAGCGCGCCAAGGTCGAGCAGTTGCAGGCCGAGCTCGAGAACGCCCGTCGGCTACTCGACGAGCTGGCCGGCTAG
- a CDS encoding excalibur calcium-binding domain-containing protein, producing MQFATRRHTTTLRYTTTLLFAAALIAGSSATALAIPVGSSDSGSATALVTGSASGSANSGSATPGTGSAYNPNSGSAKFGERVGMMGPRIAAGIEALVRGLGFQPGLYLSCADVERNGAAPLLRGAPGFNPVLDPDGDGIACD from the coding sequence ATGCAGTTCGCCACACGTCGTCATACCACTACCCTGCGCTACACCACCACACTGCTCTTCGCCGCGGCCTTGATCGCGGGCTCCTCGGCCACCGCGCTCGCGATTCCGGTGGGCTCGTCCGATTCCGGCTCGGCCACGGCCCTCGTCACGGGTTCGGCCTCGGGGTCGGCCAACTCCGGCTCGGCCACTCCCGGAACGGGTTCGGCGTACAACCCCAACAGCGGTTCGGCCAAGTTCGGCGAACGCGTCGGGATGATGGGACCGCGCATCGCGGCGGGCATCGAAGCGCTCGTGCGCGGCTTGGGATTCCAGCCGGGCCTCTACCTCAGCTGCGCGGACGTCGAACGCAACGGGGCCGCTCCGCTACTGCGTGGCGCGCCCGGGTTCAACCCGGTGCTGGATCCCGACGGCGACGGAATCGCCTGCGACTGA